The Impatiens glandulifera chromosome 3, dImpGla2.1, whole genome shotgun sequence genome contains a region encoding:
- the LOC124931239 gene encoding ubiquitin carboxyl-terminal hydrolase 18, which translates to MHVSGFPLDLYWYLQILVTALLIGVGLLQLLKSTASKYFMVDANFDSPEPALPDVNATKMVETAALNGTSCVVCGQLTTKQCAGCKLVKYCSSACQKSHWESGHKKNCNKLKTSSFKAGSMSSPQSCSSTTGAATFAVNGNKDIVKQVKKILFPYEEFLGLFNWTKTGFPPCGLLNCGNSCFANAVLQCLASTRPLVAFLLEKGHQRECRRNDWCFLCEFQTHIERASRSSQPFSPINILSRLPNIGGNLGYGKQEDAHEFLRFAIDRMQSVCLDEFGGEKALHPSSQETTLIQHIFGGHLQSQVICTKCNNVSDQYENMMDLTVEIHGDSASLEECLDQFTAKEWLHGDNMYKCDGCNEYVMAWKRLTIRRAPNILTIALKRFQSGRFGKLNKRITFPETLDLSPYMSESGDGTDLYKLYAVVVHVDMLNASFFGHYICYTKDLSGSWYLIDDSKVSKVDLEEVLSQGAYMLLYSRVCVQPECLRHTEFLGSEEQHEKVVEIEKAISSENSIQEFAQFESIDDVLDMVSSTSSGCRSIENVQENTEMFDSDEPIVDASQIEQNASINLSNSLYEPVSLNGEVKLKPECHDLVSNLTRGVKSIDEIVCGQNGETSCSVPNEDLIISDEVQHGKNFADQPLGNSNRSGKSLLARINETEEKLLGAKLKPLIASGFFGERPRM; encoded by the exons ATGCATGTCTCCGGATTCCCTCTCGATCTATATTGGTATCTCCAAATCTTGGTCACAGCTCTTCTCATTGGCGTTGGATTACTCCAGCTTTTGAAGAGTACTGCATCGAAGTACTTCATGGTCGACGCCAATTTCGATTCTCCTGAACCGGCGTTGCCAGACGTCAACGCTACCAAGATGGTGGAAACTGCCGCCTTGAATGGGACATCTTGCGTGGTTTGTGGCCAATTGACGACGAAACAATGCGCTGGATGTAAACTTGTCAAATACTG CTCGTCAGCTTGCCAAAAATCTCACTGGGAATCTGGTCATAAGAAAAATTGCAACAAACTCAAAACATCTTCTTTTAAGGCAGGATCAATGTCTTCTCCCCAAAGTTGTAGCAGTACCACTGGAGCTGCAACGTTTGCTGTCAATGGAAACAAAGATATTGTCAAGCAGGTCAAAAAG ATTCTCTTTCCTTATGAAGAATTTCTGGGACTTTTTAATTGGACAAAAACTGGTTTTCCTCCATGTGGACTATTAAATTGTGGTAACAG TTGCTTTGCTAATGCGGTTCTGCAGTGCCTTGCTTCCACTAGGCCACTTGTTGCCTTTTTGTTGGAGAAAGGCCATCAACGAGAAT GCAGGCGTAATGATTGGTGCTTCTTATGTGAATTCCAAACCCACATTGAAAGAGCCAGCAGGAGCTCACAACCTTTTTCACCAATAAATATTCTTTCACGTTTGCCTAATATTGGTGGCAATCTTGGTTATGGAAaacaagaggatgctcacgagTTTCTCAG GTTTGCAATTGATAGAATGCAATCAGTGTGCTTGGACGAGTTTGGTGGTGAAAAGGCTCTTCATCCTAGCTCCCAAGAAACCACACTTATTCAGCATATATTTGGAGGTCATCTCCAATCTCAG GTGATTTGCACAAAATGTAACAACGTTTCAGATCAGTACGAAAATATGATGGATTTAACGGTAGAAATTCATGGGGATTCTGCTTCTTTGGAGGAATGTTTGGACCAATTCACAGCCAAAGAGTGGCTTCATGGGGACAATATGTATAAATGCGACGG GTGCAATGAATATGTAATGGCATGGAAGCGTCTTACTATTCGACGAGctccaaatattttaacaatagcTCTGAAGAGGTTTCAG AGTGGTAGGTTTGGAAAACTCAACAAGAGGATAACTTTCCCTGAGACATTAGATCTTAGCCCTTACATGAGTGAGTCTGGAGATGGTACTGACCTATACAAGCTTTATGCTGTTGTAGTACATGTGGACATGCTGAATGCTTCTTTTTTCGGCCACTACATTTGCTATACGAAAGATTTGTCAGGATCCTGGTACTTGATTGATGATTCCAAG GTTTCTAAGGTTGATTTAGAGGAGGTTCTCTCGCAAGGAGCTTATATGCTTTTGTATAGCAG GGTTTGTGTTCAACCAGAATGTCTAAGGCATACCGAGTTTCTAGGCTCTGAGGAGCAACATGAGAAAGTTGTTGAAATAGAAAAAGCCATCTCTTCAGAAAACTCAATTCAAGAATTTGCTCAGTTTGAGTCTATAGATGATGTTCTTGATATGGTTTCCTCAACTTCTTCGGGTTGCAGATCTATAGAAAATGTGCAAGAAAACACAGAGATGTTTGATTCTGATGAGCCAATCGTGGATGCTTCTCAAATTGAACAAAATGCTTCCATTAACCTGTCAAATAGTTTATATGAGCCGGTTTCCTTAAACGGAGAAGTTAAACTTAAACCCGAGTGTCATGATTTGGTTTCTAACTTAACTAGAGGTGTGAAAAGCATTGACGAGATCGTGTGTGGACAAAATGGCGAAACATCTTGCAGTGTTCCAAACGAGGATCTAATAATTTCGGATGAAGTCCAACACGGAAAGAACTTTGCTGACCAACCGCTCGGGAATAGTAACAGATCTGGAAAGAGTTTATTAGCAAGGATTAACGAAACAGAAGAGAAATTACTAGGAGCAAAATTGAAGCCTCTGATTGCTTCTGGTTTTTTTGGGGAGCGTCCGAGAATGTAA
- the LOC124932393 gene encoding cryptochrome DASH, chloroplastic/mitochondrial — translation MTFAIRIQSSLHLNFFSSRTIFKKSSNSLIRHSSQIQLPLFSSSPMASSSSGRSISSTTQQVPTLSSDQMDRIADDTIRKYSLSISSTKRTGKGIAIVWFRNDLRLLDNEALVKAWFSSETLLPVYCIDPRLFGVTHYFGFPKTGALRAQFLIECLQDLRKNLMKLGSNLLIRFGKPEEILPSIAGEFGVHTIFAHKETCSEEVKVERLVSNRLQQVILPSGKSSNSSRFPRLQLIWGSTMYHIDDIPFDINSLPDVYTQFRKAVESKSKVRKCIEIPASIGPSPNVMDWGCIPTVDELGIEPQKVTKGMIFVGGESAALSRVHEYFWKKDLLKIYKETRNGMLGPDYSTKLSMWLASGSLSPRYILEEVRRYEKERLSNDSTYWVLFELIWRDYFRFLSLKYGNSIFHEGGPRKLKLSWSQDQLLFKCWKDGQTGYPLVDANMLELSNTGFMSNRGRQIVCSFLVRDMGLDWRMGAEWFETCLLDYDPCSNYGNWTYGAGVGNDPREDRYFSIPKQATTYDRDGEYVAYWLPVLSLLPKDKRHFPGSSSYIKQVVPLKYGMNNRSPNQGTSSGFKPERNHRY, via the exons ATGACTTTCGCAATACGAATTCAATCTTCACTACATTTGAATTTCTTCTCTTCCAGaaccattttcaaaaaatcctccAATTCTTTGATTCGCCATTCATCTCAAATTCAACTTCCTCTCTTTTCTTCGTCACCAATGGCTTCTAGCTCCTCCGGCCGTTCAATTTCATCTACGACACAACAGGTTCCCACTCTATCCTCCGATCAAATGGATCGGATCGCTGACGATACTATCAGAAAATACTCATTGTCTATCTCTTCCACTAAGAGAACCGGAAAAGGAATCGCCATTGTTTGGTTTAGAAATGACTTGAGACTGTTGGATAATGAGGCTTTGGTTAAGGCCTGGTTTTCGTCAGAAACTCTACTTCCTGTATATTGTATTGATCCTAGGCTTTTTGGTGTCACTCATTACTTTGGATTTCCTAAAACCGGAG CTTTGAGAGCACAATTTCTAATTGAATGTTTGCAAGACTTGAGGAAGAATTTGATGAAACTAGGTTCTAACTTGCTCATTCGATTTGGTAAACCTGAAGAAATTCTGCCCTCAATTGCTGGAGAGTTTGGAGTTCATACa ATCTTTGCTCATAAAGAAACTTGTAGTGAGGAGGTGAAAGTTGAGAGATTAGTTTCTAACAGATTGCAACAAGTGATTCTACCATCAGGGAAATCTTCAAATTCATCTAGATTTCCTAGATTGCAGCTTATTTGGGGAAGTACAATGTACCATATTGATGACATCCCTTTTGATATTAACTCTTTACCAGATGTCTATACCCAATTTCGTAAG GCTGTTGAATCCAAGTCTAAAGTTCGAAAGTGCATAGAGATTCCTGCATCAATTGGTCCTTCTCCCAATGTTATGGACTGGGGATGTATTCCTACTGTTGATGAGCTGGGAATCGAACCTCAAAAG GTTACTAAAGGCATGATATTTGTTGGTGGAGAAAGTGCAGCTTTAAGCCGAGTGCATGAATATTTCTGGAAAAAG GATTTGCTGAAGATCTACAAAGAAACACGAAATGGAATGCTTGGACCTGACTATTCCACAAAACTCTCTATGTGGCTGGCTTCAGGAAGCCTCTCTCCTCGTTATATACTTGAAGAG GTAAGAAGATATGAAAAAGAAAGGCTGTCCAATGACTCCACATACTG GGTTTTGTTCGAACTCATATGGAGGGATTACTTCAGGTTTCTATCACTCAAATATGGAAATTCTATTTTCCATGAAG GTGGTCCAAGAAAACTCAAGTTGTCTTGGAGTCAAGACCAACTCTTATTCAAGTGTTGGAAAGATGGTCAAACAGG GTATCCCCTTGTAGATGCAAATATGTTGGAACTCTCGAACACGGGTTTTATGTCGAATCGAGGTAGACAG ATTGTTTGTTCGTTTCTTGTCCGGGACATGGGACTGGACTGGCGAATGGGAGCTGAGTGGTTTGAGACATGTCTATTAGATTATGATCCTTGCTCCAATTATGGTAATTGGACATACGGAGCAG GTGTGGGAAATGATCCAAGAGAGGACAGGTACTTCAGCATACCAAAACAG GCTACAACTTATGATCGCGATGGGGAATACGTAGCATATTGGTTACCTGTTTTAAGTTTACTTCCAAAAGATAAGAGGCATTTCCCTGGATCTTCTTCATATATCAAGCAAGTAGTACCACTCAAATATGGTATGAATAACAGAAGCCCAAATCAAGGCACTTCCTCAGGATTTAAGCCAGAAAGAAATCATCGATATTGA
- the LOC124932234 gene encoding glutamate receptor 2.8-like, protein MMKKPSGALTFCLLIIFFFLSPKMMMMGMAQNNVSVGVVLDMEEEVAQIGLSCISMALSDFYTSNPNYATRLILHTKDSKGTVLGAAAAALELLKNVEVKAIIGPFTSMQAEFVSNLGDKARVPVISFSATSPSLTSLRSPYFVRAALNDSSQVEAISALVKAFAWRQVVPIYVDNEFGASLIPFLADALEKVNTRIPYRSSIHPNATNDQIVQELYKLMTMQTRVFILHMGPSLASKFFDKVKEVGMMSAGYVWIVTSSVANQLTSLGSMEGVLGVRPHLQSDFDRIKNFTDRWIKNRQKHNPDVIHPHLNIYGLWAYDAATALAMAVEEAGVVNGRFWTISRNAEDLEAFGESRVGPGLIKSILKTKFKGLGGYFRIVDNQLESSAFEIINGEKIIGFWTRKDGIIRKLNKSTKPSSIPKENLGSIIWPGDNIQAPKGWAVTTNGKKLIIGVPVKEGFKEFEGYSKEVFEAVVAKLKYDIPREYVPFGSDGKMNGSYDDLVQQVYFGKFDAVVGDVTIRGNRSNYVDFTLPYTESGVIMIVPINDKTRKNTWMFLRPLTWELWVTSFCLFAFIGFIVWILEHRVNEEFRGPPSHQAGTIFWFSFSTMVFAHREKIVSNLGRFVVIIWCFVFLILVQSFTASLTSMLTVQKLQPKNDDINQLIKNGENFGYQKGSFVFDLLKKKKIDKSKLKPFGTEEELYELFKKGSRNGGISAALEEVAYIKLFLARHCSMFTSVGPTYKADGFGFVFPINSPLVNDISKGILSVAEEDEMMEIENKWFNKGNGDCKDSSTSLSSNSLGLDSFRGLFLIALTASFLALLVYIIIFIYEQRHFFSSSYEGSLWNKIVLLIRHFDKKDYHSYTVRKSEFGDGKREIRTPETEFNLHFHGASASTCPPSATSSPKHTYYDNESDFSFEQGSPSPNHTGK, encoded by the exons ATGATGAAGAAGCCATCTGGTGCATTAACTTTCTGTCTACtcataatcttcttcttcttatctccaaagatgatgatgatgggcATGGCCCAGAACAATGTGAGTGTAGGTGTTGTTCTTGACATGGAAGAAGAAGTTGCCCAGATTGGTCTGAGCTGTATTTCCATGGCTCTTTCTGATTTCTACACTTCTAATCCCAACTATGCCACCAGGCTTATTCTCCACACCAAAGACTCCAAGGGTACTGTTCTTGGTGCTGCAGCTGCTG CTTTGGAACTGCTGAAGAATGTGGAAGTGAAAGCTATAATAGGACCATTTACATCCATGCAAGCCGAGTTTGTTTCTAACCTCGGGGACAAAGCTAGAGTACCCGTCATCTCATTTTCCGCTACAAGCCCGTCCCTAACATCCCTCAGAAGCCCATACTTCGTTCGTGCAGCCCTAAACGACTCATCTCAAGTAGAGGCTATATCCGCATTAGTAAAAGCCTTCGCTTGGAGACAAGTCGTCCCAATCTACGTAGACAATGAATTCGGCGCCTCCTTGATACCTTTTCTAGCCGACGCACTCGAGAAAGTCAACACCCGAATCCCCTATAGAAGTTCCATTCATCCAAATGCTACAAATGACCAAATTGTCCAAGAGCTTTACAAGTTAATGACGATGCAAACCCGGGTTTTCATCTTGCACATGGGCCCGTCGTTGGCCTCGAAGTTCTTTGATAAAGTTAAAGAGGTTGGGATGATGAGTGCAGGATACGTTTGGATAGTGACAAGTTCAGTTGCAAATCAACTTACTTCACTCGGTTCGATGGAGGGGGTTCTAGGAGTAAGGCCTCATCTTCAATCAGATTTCGATCGGATCAAGAACTTTACTGACCGTTGGATAAAAAACCGTCAAAAGCATAATCCCGATGTGATACATCCACACCTCAACATTTACGGACTTTGGGCATACGATGCCGCCACTGCACTAGCCATGGCAGTCGAGGAAGCGGGGGTTGTGAATGGAAGGTTCTGGACTATTTCACGGAACGCGGAGGATCTTGAAGCTTTTGGAGAATCTCGAGTTGGCCCGGGATTAATCAAATCAATCttgaaaactaaatttaaagGGCTCGGTGGGTATTTCAGGATCGTCGATAATCAGTTGGAATCGTCTGCTTTCGAGATCATCAATGGTGAGAAGATTATAGGGTTTTGGACTCGGAAAGATGGAATCATCAGGAAGCTGAACAAATCCACGAAGCCGAGCTCAATCCCTAAGGAGAATCTTGGCTCCATCATATGGCCTGGAGATAACATCCAGGCTCCAAAGGGTTGGGCGGTCACTACAAACGGAAAGAAGCTGATAATAGGGGTTCCGGTGAAGGAAGGTTTTAAAGAATTTGAAGGATACAGCAAGGAAGTCTTCGAAGCAGTCGTAGCAAAACTAAAGTACGATATCCCACGCGAATACGTTCCTTTTGGTTCAGATGGAAAGATGAATGGCTCTTACGACGACTTAGTGCAACAAGTGTATTTTGGG AAATTTGATGCTGTTGTGGGAGATGTAACGATCAGAGGTAACAGATCGAACTACGTGGATTTTACGCTTCCTTACACCGAAAGCGGGGTAATCATGATTGTCCCTATTAATGATAAAACGAGGAAAAATACATGGATGTTTTTGAGACCACTTACTTGGGAGCTTTGGGTGACAAGTTTCTGCTTGTTTGCCTTCATTGGGTTTATTGTTTGGATTCTCGAACATCGAGTAAACGAAGAATTCAGAGGACCACCTTCTCATCAAGCTGGAACAATCTTTTGGTTCTCATTCTCAACCATGGTTTTTGCGCACA GGGAGAAGATAGTAAGTAATTTGGGAAGGTTCGTAGTGATCATATGGTGCTTCGTGTTCCTTATACTGGTTCAGAGCTTCACTGCTAGCTTAACTTCAATGTTAACAGTGCAAAAACTACAACCAAAGAATGATGATATCAATCAACTTATAAAGAACGGAGAGAATTTTGGGTATCAAAAAGGTTCTTTTGTTTTTGATCtcttaaagaaaaagaaaattgataaatCCAAACTTAAACCATTTGGGACAGAAGAAGAATTATATGAGCTCTTTAAGAAGGGAAGCAGAAATGGTGGTATTTCAGCTGCTTTAGAGGAAGTCGCATATATAAAACTTTTCTTAGCAAGACACTGCTCCATGTTTACCAGTGTTGGACCCACATACAAGGCTGATGGCTTTGGCTTT GTTTTTCCAATAAATTCACCGTTAGTGAACGATATTTCAAAAGGCATTCTAAGTGTGgcagaagaagatgaaatgatgGAAATAGAAAACAAATGGTTCAACAAAGGAAATGGAGATTGTAAAGATTCAAGTACCTCACTGTCTTCCAACAGTCTAGGACTGGACAGTTTCAGGGGATTGTTTTTAATAGCTTTAACAGCCTCGTTTCTAGCTCTGCTAGTCTATATTATTATCTTCATATATGAGCAAAGGCACTTCTTCAGCAGCAGCTATGAAGGATCTCTTTGGAACAAGATTGTACTGCTTATAAGACATTTCGACAAGAAAGACTATCATTCTTACACAGTTAGAAAAAGTGAATTCGGAGATGGAAAAAGAGAGATACGCACACCTGAGACTGAATTCAACCTCCATTTTCATGGTGCTTCGGCTTCTACTTGTCCCCCAAGCGCAACAAGCTCACCGAAACATACATATTATGATAACGAAAGCGACTTTTCTTTCGAACAAGGTTCTCCTTCTCCGAATCACACAGGTAAATGA